Proteins from a genomic interval of Danio rerio strain Tuebingen ecotype United States chromosome 4, GRCz12tu, whole genome shotgun sequence:
- the LOC101885251 gene encoding uncharacterized protein isoform X2, with translation MYLIVEFIHEGSTGPVAKSWYSEGHSWWPPYKKIDRVLRSVRLMEAPQPDKGWTKHQARILHESASFDKISKKWKQACYTSDISESEMPAKRIPKKKIYTSDDEPCDTPHKKKKLNKEKSLPTPRVPPAPKVPTPPKHIRAKAFVRDHQKATEKQQQACFETPSTSQVSAPDVPVRFCQEVEHQDTWDKPQPENQEDAFSVLRPLQDRAPHNTYSVQDPKPSADQRKMQTPVFPISMSHVNEQEDAWGDHPSSYREDTTSELRPSSTQARAKNASGISRWSCISSQCTPVERAILEKLNELDLKITHLTSVV, from the exons atgtacctgATAGTGGAGTTCATTCACGAAGGGAGTACCGGACCTGTCGCCAAGTCTTGGTACTCAGAGGGTCACTCGTGGTGGCCTCCATACAAGAAGATAGACAGGGTATTGAGGAGTGTCCGGTTGATGGAGGCACCACAACCAGATAAAGGTTGGACCAAGCATCAGGCCAGAATTCTACACGAGTCAG CATCTTTTGACAAGATTTCAAAGAAATGGAAACAGGCATGCTACACATCTGACATCTCGGAATCTGAAATGCCTGCTAAAAGAATTCCAAA AAAGAAAATATACACATCAGATGATGAGCCTTGCGATACTCcccacaaaaaaaagaaactaaataaagaaaaaagtctaCCAACACCAAGGGTCCCACCTGCACCAAAAGTTCCAACACCCCCAAAACATATCAGGGCAAAAG CATTTGTCCGTGACCACCAAAAAGCTACAGAAAAGCAACAGCAGGCCTGTTTTGAAACTCCCTCCACTAGTCAAG TTTCAGCTCCAGACGTACCTGTGAGGTTCTGCCAGGAAGTGGAGCACCAAGACACTTGGGATAAACCCCAACCTGAAAATCaag AGGATGCATTTTCTGTGCTGCGGCCTTTACAAGACAGAGCACCAC acaaCACATACTCTGTCCAAGATCCAAAGCCATCAGCAGATCAAAGAAAAATGCAGA CACCAGTTTTTCCAATAAGCATGTCCCATGTAAATGAGCAAGAAGATGCTTGGGGGGACCACCCATCGAGCTATCGAG AAGACACAACTTCTGAGCTGAGACCCTCAAGTACCCAGGCAAGAGCGAAGA ATGCTTCTGGTATCAGCCGATGGAGCTGCATCTCCAGTCAATGCACAC ctgtggAGAGGGCAATTTTGGAGAAGCTTAATGAGCTGGACTTGAAGATTACCCATCTAACTTCAGTGGTCTAG
- the LOC101885251 gene encoding uncharacterized protein isoform X1 encodes MYLIVEFIHEGSTGPVAKSWYSEGHSWWPPYKKIDRVLRSVRLMEAPQPDKGWTKHQARILHESASFDKISKKWKQACYTSDISESEMPAKRIPKKKIYTSDDEPCDTPHKKKKLNKEKSLPTPRVPPAPKVPTPPKHIRAKGPLVGPQLTSCKTMNSFCNSFVRDHQKATEKQQQACFETPSTSQVSAPDVPVRFCQEVEHQDTWDKPQPENQEDAFSVLRPLQDRAPHNTYSVQDPKPSADQRKMQTPVFPISMSHVNEQEDAWGDHPSSYREDTTSELRPSSTQARAKNASGISRWSCISSQCTPVERAILEKLNELDLKITHLTSVV; translated from the exons atgtacctgATAGTGGAGTTCATTCACGAAGGGAGTACCGGACCTGTCGCCAAGTCTTGGTACTCAGAGGGTCACTCGTGGTGGCCTCCATACAAGAAGATAGACAGGGTATTGAGGAGTGTCCGGTTGATGGAGGCACCACAACCAGATAAAGGTTGGACCAAGCATCAGGCCAGAATTCTACACGAGTCAG CATCTTTTGACAAGATTTCAAAGAAATGGAAACAGGCATGCTACACATCTGACATCTCGGAATCTGAAATGCCTGCTAAAAGAATTCCAAA AAAGAAAATATACACATCAGATGATGAGCCTTGCGATACTCcccacaaaaaaaagaaactaaataaagaaaaaagtctaCCAACACCAAGGGTCCCACCTGCACCAAAAGTTCCAACACCCCCAAAACATATCAGGGCAAAAG gtcctCTTGTAGGACCTCAGCTAACATCATGTAAAACAATGAACAGTTTTTGCAATT CATTTGTCCGTGACCACCAAAAAGCTACAGAAAAGCAACAGCAGGCCTGTTTTGAAACTCCCTCCACTAGTCAAG TTTCAGCTCCAGACGTACCTGTGAGGTTCTGCCAGGAAGTGGAGCACCAAGACACTTGGGATAAACCCCAACCTGAAAATCaag AGGATGCATTTTCTGTGCTGCGGCCTTTACAAGACAGAGCACCAC acaaCACATACTCTGTCCAAGATCCAAAGCCATCAGCAGATCAAAGAAAAATGCAGA CACCAGTTTTTCCAATAAGCATGTCCCATGTAAATGAGCAAGAAGATGCTTGGGGGGACCACCCATCGAGCTATCGAG AAGACACAACTTCTGAGCTGAGACCCTCAAGTACCCAGGCAAGAGCGAAGA ATGCTTCTGGTATCAGCCGATGGAGCTGCATCTCCAGTCAATGCACAC ctgtggAGAGGGCAATTTTGGAGAAGCTTAATGAGCTGGACTTGAAGATTACCCATCTAACTTCAGTGGTCTAG